The following nucleotide sequence is from Pseudomonadota bacterium.
CCCGACGTCGTCGACGACCGCGATCTCCCCGTGCCGGGCCATCACGATGGTCGTGCCGTCCGTCTTCCGCGCGACCGGCAGCCCGCGGAGCTGAACGCGCCCGTCCTGGTTCGCCTCGAGCCGCGACTGCTCGATCTTGCCGCGCTTCGCCGCGCCGCCGATGTGGAAGGTCCGCATCGTCAGCTGCGTGCCGGGCTCGCCGATGGACTGCGCGGCGATGATCCCCACCGCCTCGCCGATGTTGACCTGATAGCCGCGCGCGAGATCGCGGCCGTAGCACTTCACGCAGATGCCGCGCTGTGTCTGGCAGGTGAGCACCGATCGGATCGTGACCGACGTCGTGCCCGCCGCCTCGATCTTCGCGACCTTGGTCTCGTCGATGATCTCGTTCGCCTCGACGAGCAGCTCGCCGGTGTACGGATCGTAGACGTCGTCGAGGGCGACGCGGCCGAGCACGCGCTCGCTCAGCTTCTGGATGACCTCGCCGCCCTCCTCGAGCGCCGTGACCTCGATGCCGTCGAGCGTGCCGCAGTCGAACTCCGTGATCGTCGCGTCCTGTGCGACGTCGACGAGCCGCCGCGTGAGGTAGCCGGAGTTCGCGGTCTTGAGCGCGGTGTCCGCAAGCCCCTTGCGCGCGCCGTGCGTCGAGATGAAGTACTGGAGGACCGACAGCCCCTCCCGGAAGTTCGCCGTGATCGGCGTCTCGATAATCTCGCCCGACGGCTTCGCCATCAGGCCGCGCATTCCGGCGAGCTGCCTGAGCTGCGCGTTGGAACCGCGCGCGCCGGAGTCCGCCATGATGAAAATCGGGTTGAAGCTCGAGACGGTCTTCATCTCACCCGTGTACGGATCCTTGACGTCGGCCGAGCGGATCTGCTGCACCATCTCGTCGGCGACCTGATCCGACACGGCGGCCCAGATGTCGACGACCTTGTTGTACCGCTCGCCGTCCGTGATGAGGCCTTCCTGGTACTGCGTGACGACGCGCTCGACCTCGGCCTGCGCCGTCTCGAGCAGCGCCTTCTTGGTCTTCGGGATCTCCATGTTGTCCATGCAGATGCTGATCCCGGCGCGCGTCGCGTACTCGAAGCCGATGTTGCGGAGCTGATCCGCGAGGATCACGGTGGCCTTGTTGCCGCACACGCGGTACGCCGCGTCGATGAGCTGCGACAGCGCCTTGCGGTCCATGACCTTGTTCACGAAGCTGAACGGCATGCCGCGGGGCAGGATCTCGCCCACCAGCACGCGCCCGACCGACGTGCGGACGTGCGCCCCGTCGACGCGCACGACCACCTCCGCGTGGAGATCGATCGCGCCGCTGTCGTAGGCCATCCGCACCTCGTCGGTGGACGAGTAGATTCCCGCGAACCTGGCGGCACCCTTGACGTCGTCGCGGTGCTCGCCGCGGCTGAACGGCCGCTTGCTCGTCATGTAGTACAGCCCGAGCACGATATCCTGGGTCGGGTTGATGATCGGCTTGCCGTGGGCCGGGCTCAGGATGTTGTTCGTCGACATCATGAGCACGCGCGCTTCCATCTGCGCCTCGATGCTGAGCGGGACGTGGACGGCCATCTGGTCGCCGTCGAAATCGGCGTTGAAGGCGGTACAGACGAGCGGGTGCAGCCGGATCGCCTTGCCCTCGATGAGGACCGGCTCGAACGCCTGTATGCCGAGGCGGTGCAGCGTCGGCGCGCGGTTCAGCATGACGGGGTGCTCGCTGATCACCTCGTCGAGGATGTCCCAGACCTCGGACTTCGCCTTCTCGACCATCTTTTTCGCGCTCTTGATGGTCGTGACGAACCCGCGCTCCTCGAGCTTGTTGTAGATGAACGGCTTGAACAGCTCGAGCGCCATCTGCTTCGGCAGGCCGCACTGGTGCAGCTTGAGCGACGGGCCGACCACGATCACGGAGCGGCCGGAGTAGTCGACGCGCTTGCCGAGCAGGTTCTGGCGGAACCGGCCCTGCTTTCCCTTGAGCATGTCGGACAGGGACTTGAGGGGCCGCTTGTTGGGGCCGGTGATCGTCTTCCCGCGCCGTCCGTTGTCGAAGAGCGCGTCGACGGCCTCCTGCAGCATGCGCCGCTCGTTGCGGATGATGATGTCGGGCGCGTTGAGCTCGAGGAGGCGCTTCAGCCGGTTGTTCCGGTTGATCACGCGCCGGTACAGGTCGTTCAGGTCGCTCGTCGCGAACCTGCCGCCGTCGAGCGGAACGAGCGGCCGCAGATCGGGCGGGAGCACCGGGATCACCGACAGCATCATCCACTCGGGCTTGTTCCCCGAGTCCTTGAACGCCTCCGCGACCTTGAGCCGCTTCGTGTACTTCTTGCGCTTCGCCTCGCTGTTGTTGCCGCGCAGCTCGCGCCGAAGCTCCTCGGCGAGCGTGACCACGTCGACGTCCTTCAGGAGCGAGACGACCGCCTCCCCGCCCATGCCGGCCTCGAACGTGCCGTACCCGAACTCCTCGATCGCCTGCTGGTACCTCTCCTCGGAGAGGATCTCGCCCCGCTCCATCGAGGTCTGCCCCGGGTCGAGCACGACGTAGCTCTCGCAGTAGAGGATGCGCTCGAGATCCTTGAGCGTGATGTCGAGCAGCGCCCCGATCCGCGAAGGCAGGCTCTTGAGGAACCAGATGTGCGCGACCGGGGTGGCGAGCGTGATGTGGCCGAGCCGCTCCCGCCGCACCTTCGACTGGATCACCTCGACGCCGCACTTCTCGCAGACGATGCCCCGGTGCTTCATCCGCTTGTACTTCCCGCAGTTGCACTCGTAGTCCTTGACCGGGCCGAAGATCTTCGCGCAGAAGAGCCCGTCCCGCTCCGGCTTGAACGTGCGGTAGTTGATCGTCTCGGGCTTCTTCACCTCGCCGTGCGACCACTCCAGGATCTGGTTCGGGCTCGCCAGCGAGATCCGCATCGCCGAGAAGCTCAGCGGATCCTTGGGTTTCTCAAAGAAGCTGAAGATGTCCTTCATGATCTACCTCCCGGCGCCTAAGCCTGGGGCTGCTCTTCCGAAACGATCTGCTCACCAACGTGGCTCTCGACCAGCTCGACGTTCAGGCAGAGGCTCTGGAGCTCCTTGATGAGGACGTTGAACGACTCCGGGAGCCCCGCCTCGAGCGACTGCTCGCCCTTGACGATGGACTCGTACATCCGCGTGCGACCCATGACGTCGTCGCTCTTGACCGTGAGGAACTCCTGCAGCGCGTACGCGGCGCCGTAGGCCTCCATGGCCCAGACCTCCATCTCGCCGAGCCGCTGGCCGCCGAACTGCGCCTTGCCGCCGAGCGGCTGCTGCGTGACGAGCGAGTACGGCCCGATGGACCGCGCGTGGATCTTGTCGTCGACGAGGTGGTGCAGCTTGAGCACGTACATGACGCCGACGGTCACGTCCTGATCGAACGCCTCGCCCGTGCGGCCGTCGAAGAGCACGGTCTGCCCGGATCGCGGCAGGCCGGCCAGCTCCAGCGCCTTGCGGATCTCCTCCTCGGCGGCGCCGTCGAACACCGGCGAGCCGTAGAGGATGCCCTCGCGCTGCTGCGCGGCGAACCGCAGCACTTCCTTGTCGGACATCTCGTCGACCATCCGGCCGCCGATCTCGCTGGAGAAGATCCCCTTCAGCCGCGCGCGGACGTTCTCCGCGGCGTACCCGCCCACCTCGACCATCCACGAGAGCTGCTCGCCGAGCACGCGCGCGGCCCAGCCGAGGTGCGTCTCGAGGATCTGCCCGACGTTCATACGGGAGGGCACGCCGAGCGGGTTGAGCACGATGTCCACAGGGGTGCCGTCCTGCAGGAATGGCATGTCCTCTTCCGGCAGGATGCGGCTGATCACGCCCTTGTTGCCGTGCCGGCCCGCCATCTTGTCGCCGACCGACACGCGCCGCTTGATGGCCACGAACAGCTTGACCATCTTGATCACGCCCGGCGGGAGCTCGTCCCCCTTCGACAGCCTATCTATCTTCTCGTGGAACGCCTCCTCGATCACGTCCTGCTGGCTCTTGAGGGACTCGATGATCTCGGCGATCCGATCCTGCCCCGAGTCGACCGGGATCTGTCCCCAGTACTTGCGCGGGATGTCGTTCAGGCTGTCGTTCTCGAGCTTCTTGCCCTTCTGCACGACGACGTTGCCCTTGTCGTCCACGAGCTTGCCGGTCGTCGTCCTGCCGGCGAGGATCTTCCGGACGCGGGCGTAGGCCGACTCCCGGATGATCTTGATCTCGGCCGCCATGTCCTTCTCCAGCCGAGCGCGCTCCGCCTCCTCGATCTGCTTGGCGCGGTCGTCCTTCTCGGTGCCGCGCCTGCTGAAGACGCGCGCGTCGATGACGATGCCGGAGACGCCCGGCGGCACGCGCAGCGAGGAGTCGCGCACGTCGCCCGCCTTCTCGCCGAAGATCGCGCGCAGGAGCTTCTCCTCGGGGCTGAGCTGCGTCTCGCCCTTCGGCGTGATCTTGCCGACGAGGATGTCGCCCTGCTTGACCTCGGCGCCCATGCGCACGATGCCGCTCTCGTCGAGGTTCGCGAGCGCCTCCTCGCCGACGTTCGGGATGTCCCGGGTGATCTCCTCCTTGCCGAGCTTCGTGTCGCGCGCGACGCACTCGAACTCCTCGATGTGGATGGAGGTGTACGCGTCCTCCTTCGCGAGCTTCTCGGAGAGGAGGATCGAGTCCTCGAAGTTGTAGCCGCCCCACGGCATGAACGCGACGAGCACGTTCTGCCCGAGCGCGAGCTCGCCTTGGGCGGTCGCCGGGCCGTCCGCGAGCACGTCGCCCTTCCGGACCTTCGCTCCGGCGCCGATGACCGGCTTCTGGTTGACACAGGTGTTCTGGTTGGAGCGACGGAACTTCACGAGGTTGTAGATGTCCGGGAAGTCGCCGCTGCGGCCCTCCGCGCGAACGACGATCCGCGTCGCGTCGACCGACTCGACGACGCCGTCGCGCCGCGCGATCACCGTGACGCCCGAGTCGGCGGCCACCTTTCCCTCGAGCCCGGTGCCGACGATCGGCGCCCTGGTCTTGAGGAGCGGCACCGCCTGGCGCTGCATGTTCGATCCCATGAGCGCGCGGTTCGCGTCGTCGTGCTCGAGGAACGGCACGAGCGAGGACGCGACCGACACGAGCTGGTTCGGCGACACGTCCATGAGCGTCACCTGCTCGTTGGTCACCATGGCGAACTCGCCGTTGTTGCGGCACAGCACGAACGCGTTCACCAACTTTCCCTTCTTGTCGAAGGGCTCGTTGGCCTGCGCGATGAAGTGCTGCTCCTCCTCGAGCGCGGAGTAGAACCGCACCGTGTCGGTGACCTTGCCCTCGGTCACGTCGCGGTACGGCGTCTCGACGAAGCCGTACTCGTTGACCCTGGCGAACGTCGAGAGCGACGCGATGAGGCCGATGTTCGGCCCCTCCGGCGTCTCGATCGGGCAGATGCGGCCGTAATGCGTCGGATGGACGTCGCGCACCTCGAAGCCCGCCCGCTCGCGCGTCAGGCCGCCGGGGCCGAGCGCGGAGAGGCGCCGCTTGTGCGTGACCTCGGAGAGCGGATTCGTCTGATCCATGAACTGCGACAGCTGGCTCGAGCCGAAGTACTCCTTGACCACGGCGCTGACCGGCTTCGCGTTGATGAGATCGTGCGGCATGAGCGTGTCGAGCTCCTGGCTCATGCTCATGCGCTCCTTGATCGCGCGCTCCATGCGGACAAGCCCGATGCGGTACTGGCTCTCCATGAGCTCGCCGACCGCGCGTACGCGCCGGTTCCCGAGGTGGTCGATGTCGTCGACCGAGCCGCGCCCGTTCTTGAGCTCGATGAGGTGGTGCACGGTCTCCATGATGTCGCGCGGCGTCAGGGTCGTGAGCTCGAGCGGCTCCTCGATGTGGAACTTGTGGTTCAGCTTGAGCCTGCCGACGCGGGACAGATCGTAGCGCTCCGTGTTGAAGAACAGGTTCTGAAACAGCACGTTCGCGGTCTCGAGCGTCGGCGGGTCCCCGGGGCGCAGCCGGCGGTAGATCTCCAGGATCGCCTCCTCCTGGGAGGTGATCTTGTCCGCCACCAGCGTGTCGCGGAGGTAGGAACCGACGTTGAGGTTGTCGATGAAGAGCACCTTGAAGCTCTTGATCTTCGCGTCGCGGAGCCTATCGATCTTGGACTCGGTGATCTCCTCGTTGCACTCGAGCAGCACCTCGCCGGTCGCCTCGTCGATCACGTCCTCGGCGGACACCTTGCCGAGCACGTCCGGCAGATCGATGGGCAGCGTGTCGAGCTCGGCCTCGCGCATCTTGCGGATCGCCATCCGCGTGAACTTCCGGTTCTTCTTGACGATGACGGTGCCGCCGATCTTGATGTCGCGCGTCGCCCGCTGTCCCTCGATGAAGTCGTACTCGATGCTCTTCTTGAACCGCTTGCCCTGCTCCAGGAACACCGTCTCGGTGTTGTAGAAGTAATTGAGGAGATCCTGCGTCGAGAACCCCAGGGCGCGCAGCAGCACGGTCGCCGGCATCTTCCTGCGCCGATCGATCCGGACGTGGATGATGTTCTTGTGGTCGAACTCGAAATCGAGCCACGACCCGCGGTACGGGATCACGCGCGCCGAGTAGAGCAGCTTGCCGGACGAGTGCGTCTTCCCCTTGTCGTGGTCGAAGAACACGCCCGGTGAGCGGTGCAGCTGGCTGACGACCACGCGCTCCGTCCCGTTGATGATGAACGTCCCGTTCTCCGTCATGAGCGGGATCTCGCCGAAGAACACCTCCTGCTCCTTGATGTCGCGGACGACCGGATCCTGGCCTTCCTCGGCCGGGGCGTCGTAGATGATGAGCTGGATGGTGACCTTGATGGGCGCCGCGAAGCTCATCCCCCGCTGGCGGCACTCGTCGACGTCGTACTTCGGCTTCTCCAGCGTGTACCCGAGGTAGGCGAGCTCGCTCGTCCCCTTGAAGTCGCGGATGGGGAATACGCTCGTGAACACGCCCTGCAGCCCCACGGTCTCTCGCTGCTCGTGGGGCACGGTCGCCTGCAGGAACTTGTCGTACGACAGCTTCTGAATCTCGATCAAATGGGGAATCTCGACGACCTTCCGGATCTTGCCGAAGGACTCCCGATAACGGTAGTTCGCCTGGACTGTGGATGCCATGGGCTCAGCTCCCTATTGTTTCAGAAGCGTTAGGAGAAAACGTCCTCCCGGCGACTTCCCGGGCGGAGGACAGACCACACCGTTGCCCGCGCGGCTGCGCGCAGGCGGGACGACGAGCTCGACTGGCGATGCTCCGTATTCGGAACATCGAGGCTACTTCACCGTGACAGTAGCACCGGCCTCCTCGAGCTTCTTCTTGGCGTCCGCGGCTTCCTCCTTCGACACGGCTTCCTTGACCACCTTCGGCGCCGCGTCGACGAGATCCTTCGCTTCCTTGAGCCCGAGGTTCGTGAGCTCGCGGATGACCTTGATCACGTTGATCTTCTTGTCACCGATCGCGGTCAGCTCGACGTTGAACTCGGTCTTCTCCTCCACCGCGGCGGCGGCCTCGCCGCCACCGGCACCGGCCATACCCATCATGGCCACCGGCGCCGCGGAGACGCCCCACTTCGACTCGAGCTCCTTCGTCAGCGCGGCGATGTCCATCACCGACAGGTTGCTCAGGAACTCCACCACTTGTTCGCGCGTAATCTCAGGCATCTTTCACTCCCATTTCACAGGCCCTCTATCGGACCCGGACGTTTCCCTTCTTTTTCTGCGACCCGCACCCTTGCCGGCCGCGCCTACTTCTCTTCCAGCTGTCGACGCCGCGCGTCGAGCACGTACACGAAGTTGGTCGATCCCGCGGCGAGCAGCCGCACGAATTCCTGCGCCGGCGCCATGAACGTCGCGAGCATCGTCCCGAGCAGCTCGTTCTTCCCCGGCATCTTCGACAGGCTGACGACCGCCTTGTCGTCGAGCACCTCGTTGCCGAGCACCGCGCACTTGATCCGCAGCTTCTCGTTGGTCTTCGCGAAGGTGACCGCGACGCGGGCCGGCGCCGCCGGATCATCGTAGGACCACGCCACGGCGGTGGGTCCCACGAGGTGATCGACGAGCTTCCCGTGGAACGGCGAGTCCTTGACGGCGAGCCCGAACAGCTTGTTCTTGATCACCTTGTACTCGACCCCGACCTTGCGGAACTCGTCTCGCAGCCGCGTGACGCTCTGGACGTCCAAACCGCGGAAGTCCGTGACCACGGCGCTGGCCATCTTCGAGAACCGTTCCCGGATCTCGTTGATCTGGTCTTGCTTCTGTACCCGGTTCATGGACGCCTCCTACTTCTTCCCGCCGAAGATCTGCGGGTCGATCTTCACGCCGGGGCCCATCGTCGACGAGACGCAGATCCCCTTGAGGTACGTGCCCTTCGCCGAAGGCGGCTTCGCCTTGAGGATCGCCTCGATCAGGACGTCGAAATTGCCCTGGAGCTTCTTTGCCTCGAACGAGGCCTTCCCGATCGGCGCGTGCACGATGCCGGCCTTCTCGACGCGGTACTGCACCTTCCCGGCCTTGGCCTGCTTCACCGCGTTCGTGACGTCGAGTGTGACCGTGCCGGTCTTCGGGTTCGGCATGAGCCCGCGCGTGCCGAGGATCTTCCCGATCCTTCCGACCTTGGCCATCATCGGCGGGATCGCGATGGCGGTGTCGAACTCGAGCCAGCCGCCCTGGATCTTCTCGATGAGATCCTCCGCCCCGACGTAGTCGGCGCCGGCGTCCTG
It contains:
- the rpoC gene encoding DNA-directed RNA polymerase subunit beta' — protein: MKDIFSFFEKPKDPLSFSAMRISLASPNQILEWSHGEVKKPETINYRTFKPERDGLFCAKIFGPVKDYECNCGKYKRMKHRGIVCEKCGVEVIQSKVRRERLGHITLATPVAHIWFLKSLPSRIGALLDITLKDLERILYCESYVVLDPGQTSMERGEILSEERYQQAIEEFGYGTFEAGMGGEAVVSLLKDVDVVTLAEELRRELRGNNSEAKRKKYTKRLKVAEAFKDSGNKPEWMMLSVIPVLPPDLRPLVPLDGGRFATSDLNDLYRRVINRNNRLKRLLELNAPDIIIRNERRMLQEAVDALFDNGRRGKTITGPNKRPLKSLSDMLKGKQGRFRQNLLGKRVDYSGRSVIVVGPSLKLHQCGLPKQMALELFKPFIYNKLEERGFVTTIKSAKKMVEKAKSEVWDILDEVISEHPVMLNRAPTLHRLGIQAFEPVLIEGKAIRLHPLVCTAFNADFDGDQMAVHVPLSIEAQMEARVLMMSTNNILSPAHGKPIINPTQDIVLGLYYMTSKRPFSRGEHRDDVKGAARFAGIYSSTDEVRMAYDSGAIDLHAEVVVRVDGAHVRTSVGRVLVGEILPRGMPFSFVNKVMDRKALSQLIDAAYRVCGNKATVILADQLRNIGFEYATRAGISICMDNMEIPKTKKALLETAQAEVERVVTQYQEGLITDGERYNKVVDIWAAVSDQVADEMVQQIRSADVKDPYTGEMKTVSSFNPIFIMADSGARGSNAQLRQLAGMRGLMAKPSGEIIETPITANFREGLSVLQYFISTHGARKGLADTALKTANSGYLTRRLVDVAQDATITEFDCGTLDGIEVTALEEGGEVIQKLSERVLGRVALDDVYDPYTGELLVEANEIIDETKVAKIEAAGTTSVTIRSVLTCQTQRGICVKCYGRDLARGYQVNIGEAVGIIAAQSIGEPGTQLTMRTFHIGGAAKRGKIEQSRLEANQDGRVQLRGLPVARKTDGTTIVMARHGEIAVVDDVGREHTYNVVYGAALKVEEGRNVKSGELIAEWDPYSIPIVAETPGVVKFGDVIEGLSMSEMLDEVTGLSRKVIIESKDPELRPRVSIKDEKGATKDAGTGGAARYLLPVGANITVNEGDAIDAGEVIAKIPRETTKTKDITGGLPRVAELFEARKPKEHAMIAEIDGVISFGKDTKGKRKVVITPEVGEPKDYLIAKGKHIAVKEGDFIRAGEALMDGAANPHDILKVMGEKALAKYLVDEIQEVYRLQGVSINDKHIETIVRQMLRRVTIKDSGDTAFLADDKVDKAEFRAENERVIAAGGRPATAEALLLGITKAALSTDSFISASSFQETTKVLTEAAVSGRIDYLTGPKENVIMGRLIPAGTGVPMYQSLTIEVAEGVDGGVVEVPDESEFDEANGITSA
- the rpoB gene encoding DNA-directed RNA polymerase subunit beta gives rise to the protein MASTVQANYRYRESFGKIRKVVEIPHLIEIQKLSYDKFLQATVPHEQRETVGLQGVFTSVFPIRDFKGTSELAYLGYTLEKPKYDVDECRQRGMSFAAPIKVTIQLIIYDAPAEEGQDPVVRDIKEQEVFFGEIPLMTENGTFIINGTERVVVSQLHRSPGVFFDHDKGKTHSSGKLLYSARVIPYRGSWLDFEFDHKNIIHVRIDRRRKMPATVLLRALGFSTQDLLNYFYNTETVFLEQGKRFKKSIEYDFIEGQRATRDIKIGGTVIVKKNRKFTRMAIRKMREAELDTLPIDLPDVLGKVSAEDVIDEATGEVLLECNEEITESKIDRLRDAKIKSFKVLFIDNLNVGSYLRDTLVADKITSQEEAILEIYRRLRPGDPPTLETANVLFQNLFFNTERYDLSRVGRLKLNHKFHIEEPLELTTLTPRDIMETVHHLIELKNGRGSVDDIDHLGNRRVRAVGELMESQYRIGLVRMERAIKERMSMSQELDTLMPHDLINAKPVSAVVKEYFGSSQLSQFMDQTNPLSEVTHKRRLSALGPGGLTRERAGFEVRDVHPTHYGRICPIETPEGPNIGLIASLSTFARVNEYGFVETPYRDVTEGKVTDTVRFYSALEEEQHFIAQANEPFDKKGKLVNAFVLCRNNGEFAMVTNEQVTLMDVSPNQLVSVASSLVPFLEHDDANRALMGSNMQRQAVPLLKTRAPIVGTGLEGKVAADSGVTVIARRDGVVESVDATRIVVRAEGRSGDFPDIYNLVKFRRSNQNTCVNQKPVIGAGAKVRKGDVLADGPATAQGELALGQNVLVAFMPWGGYNFEDSILLSEKLAKEDAYTSIHIEEFECVARDTKLGKEEITRDIPNVGEEALANLDESGIVRMGAEVKQGDILVGKITPKGETQLSPEEKLLRAIFGEKAGDVRDSSLRVPPGVSGIVIDARVFSRRGTEKDDRAKQIEEAERARLEKDMAAEIKIIRESAYARVRKILAGRTTTGKLVDDKGNVVVQKGKKLENDSLNDIPRKYWGQIPVDSGQDRIAEIIESLKSQQDVIEEAFHEKIDRLSKGDELPPGVIKMVKLFVAIKRRVSVGDKMAGRHGNKGVISRILPEEDMPFLQDGTPVDIVLNPLGVPSRMNVGQILETHLGWAARVLGEQLSWMVEVGGYAAENVRARLKGIFSSEIGGRMVDEMSDKEVLRFAAQQREGILYGSPVFDGAAEEEIRKALELAGLPRSGQTVLFDGRTGEAFDQDVTVGVMYVLKLHHLVDDKIHARSIGPYSLVTQQPLGGKAQFGGQRLGEMEVWAMEAYGAAYALQEFLTVKSDDVMGRTRMYESIVKGEQSLEAGLPESFNVLIKELQSLCLNVELVESHVGEQIVSEEQPQA
- the rplL gene encoding 50S ribosomal protein L7/L12 produces the protein MPEITREQVVEFLSNLSVMDIAALTKELESKWGVSAAPVAMMGMAGAGGGEAAAAVEEKTEFNVELTAIGDKKINVIKVIRELTNLGLKEAKDLVDAAPKVVKEAVSKEEAADAKKKLEEAGATVTVK
- the rplJ gene encoding 50S ribosomal protein L10; its protein translation is MNRVQKQDQINEIRERFSKMASAVVTDFRGLDVQSVTRLRDEFRKVGVEYKVIKNKLFGLAVKDSPFHGKLVDHLVGPTAVAWSYDDPAAPARVAVTFAKTNEKLRIKCAVLGNEVLDDKAVVSLSKMPGKNELLGTMLATFMAPAQEFVRLLAAGSTNFVYVLDARRRQLEEK
- the rplA gene encoding 50S ribosomal protein L1 is translated as MGKQSKRTRTARETVDRNTLYSVEEALSKVKGTATAKFDETVDVAIKLGVNPKHADQMVRGAVALPHGLGKTIRVLVFATGEKEKEAQDAGADYVGAEDLIEKIQGGWLEFDTAIAIPPMMAKVGRIGKILGTRGLMPNPKTGTVTLDVTNAVKQAKAGKVQYRVEKAGIVHAPIGKASFEAKKLQGNFDVLIEAILKAKPPSAKGTYLKGICVSSTMGPGVKIDPQIFGGKK